CAAGAGTGCGGACAAAGCCCTTCAGGCGGCTTCTGCGGTTAATGCGACGATCTATACCGTCGATATGTCACCGATCAACGATAACTCGCGCGGACGTATTCAAAATCAGGGAGTCCTAAAGAACTTTGCTGAGAAGACCGGTGGAAAATTTGTCGCGACCCCGGGCGGAGTCGCTATGCGAGATGCGTTCAAGCGAATCGTTGAGGAACTGGGAGTTCAATACACCGTGGCGTTCCATCCCGCCAACACGAAAAAGGACGGTAAGTGGAGAAACCTCGAACTTCGCGTTGCCAGGCCCAATCTCATGATTCGGGCCAGAAATGGATATAAAGCCCCGAAAAACTAGTCTCGAACTGTCTTATTCCGCAGTTTGTCATTGTAACGGGCAAATGCCAGATCGATGAGTTCGTCAATTATCTCGGGAAACGACCTTCCCGTTCCGATCCACATTTTCGGGAATCCGGACGCGTCGGTCAGGCCGGGCATAGTGTTGATCTCATTGACAAGCAACGCTCCGTTATCATTCCGTAAGAAAAAATCAACCCTTGCCAGGCCGGAGCCGTCGATCGCTTTGAACGCAGTGATCGCCATTTTTCGGATCTTTGCAGAGAGTTCGTCCGAGATCGGAGCAGGAACGACGAATTCGTTGTTTCCCGTTCCAGAGTATTTCTCCGTGTAGTCCAGGAATTTCTTACTCTCGTCCCTAATGATGTACTCGCCGGGTAAGCTCGCCTCGGGTGTGTCGTTTCCGATCACCGCGCATTCAATCTCCCGCATTTCGAGCCCCTCTTCAACGATAATCTTTCGATCGTATTGAGCAGCAAGAGAGATCGCATCCGCGAGCGAGGCTTGATCGGCTGCTTTCGAAACCCCAACTGATGAGCCGAGGTTCGCGGGCTTAACAAAGCACGGAAATCCCAGCTTTGTCCCAACCTGCTTTAGAACGACCTCGCGGTTCGCTTCCCACTCGTCGCGAAGGAACCAAACATATTCGCACATCGGCAGGCCGGCATCGCGGAACAGCGTTTTCATGAAAGCTTTATCCATTCCGCACGACGATGCGAGCACGCCGCAGCCTACATATGGAAGATCCGCCATCTCAAATAATCCCTGGATCGTACCATCCTCACCGAAAGTGCCGTGAAGCACCGGAAAGACAACATCAAGTTCAATCGTCCCACCGTTCTCAAGCACGGCAAGCCCTCGGATCTGCGAGTCACCGGTCAGACAGGCAGTCGCGTTCGCTGGTTCGCCAAATCGATCTCTAAAGAGCGTCTGGGTTGCCTCCGGAAATAGTTCCAGAGATCCGGCCGGACTGAGCCAGCGGCCGGTATTTGTGATCGCCACGGGAACGACCTGGTATTTTGACGAGTCGATCTGCTCTACAACGGTTCTAGCCGAACGGATCGACACCTCATGTTCGCCCGACCGGCCTCCGAAAATAACTCCAACGCGCTTTTTCATAAACTAAAGAATGGTCTTGCCCAGTGCTGAAAGGATCAGTTCGCAGGCGAGCTCGACGGTAATGTTGCTGTGGTCAAGCAGCGGGTTGACCTCAACTATCTCAAAAGATCTTAGCCCGCCGTGTGCAGCGATCATTTCCAGGGTCAGATGCGCTTCGCGATACGTCGCACCACCTCGCACGAGCGTGCCCGAGCCTGGAGCAAAACGCGGATCGATCCCGTCGACATCGAAGGTCACTGCAAAGCCTCCCGGGGCTTGCGAGGCGATCTCGATCGCATCTGCGACGCAAGCCTGCATGCCGCGGCTGTCAACGTCGCTCATCGTGAAAAAATTCTTTCGAAGCCCGAGTTTCTCGATCTGCGAACGTTCACCATCATCAATGTCGCGGGCACCAATATGAGCCAGGTATCGAGGATTCAGCTTGGGTGAGAAGC
This sequence is a window from Acidobacteriota bacterium. Protein-coding genes within it:
- a CDS encoding D-alanine--D-alanine ligase yields the protein MKKRVGVIFGGRSGEHEVSIRSARTVVEQIDSSKYQVVPVAITNTGRWLSPAGSLELFPEATQTLFRDRFGEPANATACLTGDSQIRGLAVLENGGTIELDVVFPVLHGTFGEDGTIQGLFEMADLPYVGCGVLASSCGMDKAFMKTLFRDAGLPMCEYVWFLRDEWEANREVVLKQVGTKLGFPCFVKPANLGSSVGVSKAADQASLADAISLAAQYDRKIIVEEGLEMREIECAVIGNDTPEASLPGEYIIRDESKKFLDYTEKYSGTGNNEFVVPAPISDELSAKIRKMAITAFKAIDGSGLARVDFFLRNDNGALLVNEINTMPGLTDASGFPKMWIGTGRSFPEIIDELIDLAFARYNDKLRNKTVRD